Proteins from one Pseudomonas grandcourensis genomic window:
- a CDS encoding YbaY family lipoprotein, whose amino-acid sequence MTKLPLIAAAVLLTACQHPTPAPKASLDGEVFYLQRIALPPTAVLSVSLQDISLADAPAKVIDEQRGQVKGQVPLAFHLSYDPLKVEPNHRYSVSARIEVDGKLMFITTENHAVRLDGTDPQPLKVRVDPARY is encoded by the coding sequence ATGACAAAACTGCCCCTGATCGCAGCCGCCGTCCTGCTGACAGCCTGCCAGCACCCGACACCGGCGCCCAAGGCCTCCCTCGATGGCGAAGTCTTCTACCTGCAACGCATCGCCCTGCCACCGACGGCGGTCCTGAGCGTCAGCCTGCAGGACATCTCACTCGCCGATGCCCCGGCGAAGGTCATCGACGAACAGCGCGGCCAGGTCAAGGGCCAGGTGCCCCTGGCCTTCCACCTCAGCTACGACCCGCTGAAGGTAGAGCCCAACCACCGTTACTCGGTGAGTGCGCGTATCGAAGTCGACGGCAAACTGATGTTCATCACCACCGAGAATCATGCCGTACGCCTGGACGGCACCGATCCACAACCGCTGAAGGTCCGTGTCGACCCGGCCCGCTACTAA
- a CDS encoding Fic family protein: MKNPPTLRGRSDPVFDRLLRSPHKERLSQYLALLKPLDDQGRYLPFDSLRYRWAPGLDSNLCWALVKKARTAQYSSLLPLGEPACWLKFMLTPQAQKAISVVDRQATTAVLEYMTGQIGERAHFSYLLNDLIEDEAISSSQLEGAATTTRVAKDMLKRHRSPRTPDERMVIGNFKMMNFAWEQRYEPLSVELIAAMHRVGVEGIDDSQYSPGAFRINDDVVVQDGEGNTVHSPPPATGLASRLQVLAKWINQPHNNPHQADYLHPLIKAIALHFVLGYEHPFRDGNGRVARALFYWFMFKNDYSAFRYIAISVLLRNAPLKYGRSYLNTEADDLDLTYFIDFQCSVVLRAVASFTEAYRKSLDDAQQFDCWLRESGFLDQLTEKQRALFQVARSGVAKEFTAVNVKENLGCSYNTASATLNGLVALKLFEKRKMGREWVFFLRPVSEA; encoded by the coding sequence ATGAAAAATCCACCCACATTGAGGGGGCGGTCCGATCCGGTGTTTGATCGGCTGTTGCGATCGCCCCACAAGGAACGCCTTTCGCAATACCTTGCCTTGCTCAAGCCCCTGGACGATCAGGGGCGTTACCTGCCGTTCGATTCATTGCGCTATCGCTGGGCGCCTGGATTGGATTCGAACCTGTGCTGGGCCTTGGTCAAGAAGGCGCGGACTGCACAGTATTCGAGCCTTTTGCCATTGGGTGAACCGGCGTGCTGGCTGAAATTCATGCTGACGCCGCAAGCGCAAAAAGCCATTTCCGTAGTGGATCGTCAGGCGACAACCGCAGTGCTGGAATACATGACCGGCCAGATCGGCGAGCGCGCTCATTTCAGCTATTTGCTCAATGATCTGATCGAAGACGAGGCCATCAGCAGCAGCCAGCTCGAAGGTGCGGCCACCACGACGCGGGTGGCCAAGGACATGCTTAAGCGCCATCGCTCGCCGCGCACGCCGGATGAGCGAATGGTCATCGGTAACTTCAAGATGATGAACTTCGCCTGGGAGCAGCGTTACGAGCCACTGAGCGTTGAGCTGATTGCAGCCATGCATCGAGTTGGCGTCGAGGGTATCGACGATTCGCAGTACTCGCCAGGGGCGTTCAGGATCAACGATGACGTCGTCGTCCAGGATGGCGAGGGCAACACGGTGCATTCGCCACCGCCTGCAACAGGGCTCGCGTCACGCTTGCAGGTGCTGGCCAAGTGGATCAACCAACCCCACAACAACCCTCATCAAGCGGACTACCTTCATCCATTGATCAAAGCCATCGCGCTGCATTTTGTCTTGGGTTATGAGCATCCCTTTCGCGACGGCAACGGTCGGGTAGCGCGCGCGTTGTTTTACTGGTTCATGTTTAAAAATGACTACTCGGCGTTTCGCTACATCGCCATCAGTGTTTTGTTGCGCAATGCGCCGTTGAAGTACGGGCGGTCGTATTTGAATACCGAGGCGGATGATCTGGATCTGACGTACTTCATCGATTTCCAGTGTTCGGTGGTGTTGCGGGCTGTAGCCAGTTTTACCGAGGCGTATCGGAAAAGTCTGGACGATGCGCAGCAATTTGATTGCTGGCTGCGTGAAAGTGGTTTTCTCGACCAGCTCACCGAGAAACAGCGGGCGTTGTTTCAAGTGGCCAGGAGCGGAGTGGCCAAGGAGTTCACGGCGGTCAATGTGAAGGAGAATCTGGGTTGTTCCTACAACACGGCATCAGCCACGCTCAATGGGCTGGTCGCATTGAAGTTGTTCGAGAAGCGCAAGATGGGGCGCGAGTGGGTGTTCTTTCTAAGGCCAGTATCAGAGGCCTGA
- the plsB gene encoding glycerol-3-phosphate 1-O-acyltransferase PlsB produces MTRSPFRRLVFGTLRRLLYLWVRSETINQSSFTLNLDRSRPVFYVLQNPSLTDLAVVDTECSKAGLPRPVLPVSVGNLLEPAAFFYLTPDPDWLGRQDKRGAPPTLTRLVSALSQNAAEDAQIIPVSVFWGQSPDSENSPWKLLFADSWAVTGRLRRLLSVIVLGRKTRVQFSAPIHLRELIEHDKGHERTVRMAQRILRVHFRNLKAAVIGPDISHRRNLVKGLLNQPQVKQAILDEAERENISPEKAKAQALRYGNEIASDYTYTAIRFMEVVLSWFWNKIYDGIKVNHIEGVQKVAQGHEVIYVPCHRSHIDYLLLSYLLFRNGLTPPHIAAGINLNMPVIGGLLRRGGAFFMRRTFKGNPLYTSVFNEYLHTLFTKGFPVEYFVEGGRSRTGRMLQPKTGMLAITLRSFLRSSRMPIVFVPVYIGYERVLEGRTYLGELRGAAKKKESIFDIFKVIGALKQRFGQVAVNFGEPIKLAEFLDGEQPDWRQQELGPQFRPAWLNETTNRLGEKVARHLNEAAAINPVNLVALALLSTTRLALDDRAMARVLDLYLALLRKVPYSPHTTLPEGDGRALIEHVKDMDLLSEQSDALGKILYLDEQNAVLMTYYRNNVLHIFALPALLASFFQSASRMSREQILRYTRALYPYLQAELFIRWSLDELDAVIDQWLEAFVEQGLLRFENDVYLRPAPSSRHFVLLTLLSKSIAQTLQRFYMTVSLLLNSGQNSISAEELEDLCTVMAQRLSILHGLNAPEFFDKSLFRHFIQTMLDLDVLKRDETGKLSYHELLGELAEGAAKRVLPAEIRLSIRQVALHRSEDAADQAAPPVQSV; encoded by the coding sequence ATGACCCGCTCCCCGTTCCGCCGTCTTGTGTTTGGCACCCTGCGCCGACTGTTGTACCTCTGGGTTCGCTCCGAGACGATCAACCAGTCGTCGTTCACCCTCAACCTCGACCGCAGTCGTCCGGTGTTCTACGTCCTGCAAAACCCTTCGCTGACCGACCTTGCCGTGGTCGATACCGAATGCAGCAAGGCCGGCCTGCCACGCCCGGTGCTGCCGGTATCGGTGGGCAACCTGCTGGAGCCTGCCGCGTTCTTCTACCTGACGCCCGACCCGGACTGGCTCGGCCGCCAGGACAAGCGCGGCGCACCGCCGACACTGACCCGCCTGGTCAGCGCCCTGAGCCAGAACGCCGCCGAAGATGCGCAGATCATTCCAGTCAGCGTGTTCTGGGGCCAATCACCGGACAGCGAAAACAGCCCATGGAAACTGCTGTTCGCCGACAGCTGGGCCGTTACCGGGCGCTTGCGCCGATTGCTGAGCGTCATCGTGCTGGGCCGCAAGACCCGCGTGCAGTTCTCCGCGCCGATCCACCTGCGCGAACTGATCGAACACGACAAGGGCCACGAGCGCACCGTGCGCATGGCCCAGCGCATCCTGCGGGTGCACTTTCGCAACCTGAAGGCCGCGGTGATCGGCCCGGACATTTCCCACCGTCGCAACCTGGTCAAAGGCCTGCTCAACCAGCCACAGGTCAAACAAGCGATCCTCGACGAAGCCGAGCGCGAGAACATCTCGCCGGAGAAGGCCAAAGCTCAAGCGCTGCGCTACGGCAACGAAATCGCCTCGGACTACACCTACACTGCGATCCGTTTTATGGAAGTGGTGCTGAGCTGGTTCTGGAACAAGATCTACGACGGCATCAAGGTCAATCACATCGAAGGCGTGCAGAAGGTCGCCCAGGGTCACGAAGTGATCTACGTGCCGTGCCACCGCAGCCACATCGACTATCTGCTGCTGTCCTACCTGCTGTTCCGTAACGGCCTGACCCCGCCGCACATTGCTGCCGGCATCAACCTGAACATGCCGGTGATCGGCGGCCTGCTGCGTCGCGGCGGCGCGTTCTTCATGCGTCGCACATTCAAGGGCAACCCGCTGTACACCTCGGTGTTCAACGAATACCTGCACACCCTGTTCACCAAGGGCTTCCCGGTGGAGTACTTCGTCGAAGGTGGCCGTTCGCGCACCGGGCGCATGCTGCAACCGAAGACCGGGATGCTGGCAATCACACTGCGCAGCTTCCTGCGTTCGTCGCGCATGCCCATCGTCTTCGTGCCGGTGTACATCGGCTACGAGCGCGTGCTGGAGGGCCGGACCTACCTCGGCGAACTGCGCGGTGCGGCCAAGAAGAAAGAGTCGATCTTCGATATTTTCAAAGTCATCGGCGCGCTCAAACAGCGCTTCGGCCAGGTGGCGGTGAACTTCGGCGAGCCGATCAAGCTGGCGGAGTTCCTCGACGGCGAGCAGCCGGACTGGCGCCAACAGGAACTCGGCCCGCAGTTCAGACCCGCCTGGCTCAACGAAACCACCAACCGCCTCGGCGAGAAAGTCGCCCGGCATCTGAACGAAGCGGCGGCGATCAACCCGGTCAATCTGGTGGCACTGGCGCTGCTGTCGACCACCCGACTGGCGCTGGATGACCGGGCCATGGCGCGGGTGCTGGATTTGTACCTGGCGCTGCTGCGCAAGGTCCCCTATTCGCCGCACACCACCTTGCCGGAAGGCGATGGCCGGGCGCTGATCGAGCACGTGAAAGACATGGACCTGCTGTCCGAGCAGAGCGATGCGTTGGGCAAGATCCTGTATCTGGACGAACAGAACGCCGTCCTGATGACCTACTACCGCAACAACGTGCTGCACATCTTCGCACTGCCGGCGCTGCTGGCGAGCTTCTTCCAGAGCGCCTCGCGCATGAGCCGCGAACAGATCCTGCGCTACACCCGCGCGCTGTACCCGTACCTGCAAGCGGAACTGTTCATTCGCTGGTCGCTGGACGAACTGGATGCGGTGATCGATCAGTGGCTGGAAGCCTTCGTCGAACAAGGCCTGCTGCGTTTCGAAAACGACGTGTACCTGCGCCCGGCGCCCAGCTCGCGGCATTTTGTGCTGCTGACCTTGCTGTCGAAAAGCATCGCCCAGACCTTGCAGCGCTTCTACATGACCGTGTCCCTACTGCTCAACAGCGGCCAGAACAGCATCAGCGCCGAAGAACTGGAAGACCTGTGCACGGTCATGGCCCAGCGCCTGTCGATCCTGCATGGCCTGAACGCCCCGGAATTCTTCGACAAGAGCCTGTTCCGCCACTTCATCCAGACCATGCTCGACCTCGACGTGCTCAAGCGCGATGAAACGGGCAAGCTGAGCTATCACGAACTGCTCGGTGAACTGGCCGAAGGCGCGGCCAAGCGCGTATTGCCGGCGGAGATTCGTTTGTCGATCCGTCAGGTTGCGCTGCATCGCAGTGAAGATGCCGCCGACCAGGCCGCCCCACCTGTACAAAGCGTCTAG
- a CDS encoding cold shock domain-containing protein → MATRETGNVKWFNDAKGYGFIQREDGVDVFVHYRAIRGEGHRSLTEGQQVEYAVVEGQKGLQAEDVVGL, encoded by the coding sequence ATGGCAACACGCGAAACCGGCAATGTGAAGTGGTTCAACGACGCCAAGGGCTACGGCTTCATTCAGCGCGAGGACGGGGTGGACGTGTTCGTGCACTACCGCGCGATTCGCGGTGAGGGACACCGTTCACTGACCGAAGGCCAGCAGGTTGAATACGCGGTGGTGGAAGGGCAGAAGGGGTTGCAGGCTGAGGATGTTGTAGGTCTGTAA
- a CDS encoding putative RNA methyltransferase has translation MLACPICSEPLNAVDNGVACPAGHRFDRARQGYLNLLPVQHKNSRDPGDNQAMVEARRDFLNAGHYAPVAKRLAELAAGYAPQHWLDIGCGEGYYTAQIAEALPDAEGYALDISREAVKRACKRNPQLTWLIASMARVPLASGSCQFLASIFSPLDWEEAKRLLSVGGGLMKVGPTSGHLMELRERLYDEVREYIDDKHLDLVPEGMALAHSETLTFKLTLDKPQDRANLLAMTPHGWRASAERRTAVIEQAEPFETTVSMRYDYFVLQ, from the coding sequence ATGCTTGCGTGCCCGATCTGCAGTGAGCCGCTCAATGCGGTGGACAACGGCGTGGCCTGCCCCGCCGGGCATCGTTTCGACCGCGCGCGCCAGGGTTACTTGAACCTGTTGCCGGTACAGCACAAGAACAGCCGTGACCCTGGGGATAACCAGGCGATGGTCGAAGCCCGCCGAGACTTTTTGAACGCCGGGCACTACGCCCCGGTGGCCAAGCGTCTGGCGGAGCTGGCTGCTGGTTATGCACCGCAGCACTGGCTGGACATCGGATGTGGCGAGGGTTACTACACCGCGCAAATCGCCGAGGCCCTGCCAGATGCCGAGGGCTATGCCCTGGACATCTCCCGGGAAGCGGTCAAACGCGCCTGCAAACGCAACCCGCAGCTCACCTGGTTGATCGCCAGCATGGCGCGGGTGCCGTTGGCTTCCGGCAGTTGCCAGTTCCTGGCCAGTATCTTCAGCCCGCTGGATTGGGAAGAAGCCAAGCGCCTGCTCAGTGTTGGCGGTGGCTTGATGAAAGTCGGACCGACCAGCGGCCACCTGATGGAACTGCGCGAGCGGCTGTATGACGAAGTCCGCGAGTACATTGACGACAAGCATCTGGACCTGGTGCCGGAAGGCATGGCACTGGCGCACAGCGAGACGCTGACGTTCAAGCTGACGCTGGACAAGCCGCAGGACCGCGCCAACCTGCTAGCGATGACGCCCCACGGCTGGCGTGCCAGTGCCGAGCGCCGGACAGCGGTTATCGAACAGGCCGAGCCGTTCGAGACCACCGTATCAATGCGCTACGATTATTTCGTTCTTCAATAA
- a CDS encoding DUF4197 domain-containing protein, with protein sequence MLRPTLRFAGLCAGLMICANALALSLTDLSQKDATGGLKDALTQGAQLAVKQLGTPGGFSNNPDVKIELPGKLGKVASKMKQFGMGDQVDELEASMNKAAETAVTQAQPILVDAVKKMTVEDAKGILSGGNDSATQYLNKTSREQIRAKFLPIVKQATDKVGLAQQYNSFAGQAATMGVVDAKNANVENYVTEQALNGLFEMIGKQEETIRQNPAAAATSLAKKVFGTL encoded by the coding sequence ATGCTCCGCCCTACCCTCCGCTTTGCCGGCCTGTGCGCAGGCTTGATGATCTGTGCCAACGCCCTGGCGCTGTCCCTCACCGACCTGTCGCAGAAAGACGCCACAGGCGGACTCAAGGACGCACTGACCCAAGGCGCGCAACTGGCCGTCAAACAACTCGGCACCCCGGGTGGTTTCAGCAACAACCCGGACGTGAAAATCGAACTGCCGGGCAAACTGGGCAAAGTCGCGAGCAAGATGAAACAGTTCGGCATGGGCGATCAGGTCGATGAACTGGAAGCCAGCATGAACAAAGCGGCGGAAACCGCCGTGACCCAGGCCCAGCCCATCCTCGTCGATGCCGTGAAGAAAATGACCGTGGAAGATGCCAAGGGCATCCTCAGCGGCGGCAACGACTCGGCTACCCAATACCTGAACAAGACCAGCCGCGAACAGATCCGCGCCAAATTCCTGCCCATCGTCAAGCAAGCCACCGACAAGGTTGGCCTGGCCCAGCAATACAACTCCTTCGCCGGGCAAGCGGCGACCATGGGCGTAGTGGATGCGAAGAATGCCAACGTCGAAAACTACGTCACCGAGCAGGCGCTGAATGGCTTGTTCGAAATGATCGGCAAACAGGAAGAAACCATCCGCCAGAACCCGGCGGCTGCGGCGACCAGTTTGGCGAAGAAGGTGTTTGGTACGCTCTGA
- a CDS encoding IS4 family transposase, with translation MTKLILEQAVPAEWVDQVFEEHRQRQYPRELLFSTIVELMSLVSLGLRPSLHAAARQMEGLPVTLAALYDKVSRTEPALLRALVTGSAERLAPTIKELGCSAILPGWQLRIVDGNHLPSTEKRLGALRRERGAARPGFSVVVYDPDRDQIVDLQPCEDAYASERVSVLPLLACATKGQLWMADRLYCTLPVMQACEEAGASFIIRQQSKHPRLIEEGGWQESVAIESGTVREQIIELKGGHRWRRVELNLQTPTDSGDTVMWFWSNLPDTVSAGQIDELYRRRWSIEGMFQRLESVLDSEIESLGAPRAALLGFASAILAYNVLAVLKRSVEQAHRETLPEGWEASIFHLTVQVRSGYEGMQIALPSDYLSLQTTSETLAERLLALARNIKPKQVAKSIRGPKIAKPKEWLDGKAAHAHVSTDRVLKAHKAKTP, from the coding sequence ATGACTAAATTGATACTGGAGCAGGCTGTTCCTGCCGAATGGGTTGATCAGGTGTTTGAAGAACACCGTCAACGCCAATACCCGCGTGAGCTTTTGTTTTCGACCATCGTTGAGCTGATGTCCCTTGTTTCATTAGGTTTGCGCCCTTCTTTGCATGCCGCTGCCCGGCAAATGGAGGGGCTACCGGTTACCTTGGCGGCGCTCTATGACAAGGTCAGCCGCACAGAACCGGCCTTGTTGCGAGCCTTGGTCACCGGCAGCGCCGAGCGCTTGGCTCCGACGATAAAAGAGTTGGGCTGTTCAGCCATTTTGCCCGGCTGGCAGCTGCGCATCGTTGACGGCAATCACCTGCCATCTACCGAAAAACGCTTGGGGGCTTTGCGGCGTGAGCGAGGTGCGGCGCGACCAGGGTTTTCAGTAGTGGTCTACGACCCGGACCGGGATCAGATTGTCGACTTGCAGCCATGCGAGGATGCCTACGCGAGTGAGCGCGTCAGCGTGCTGCCGTTGTTGGCCTGCGCCACTAAGGGCCAGCTGTGGATGGCTGATCGGTTGTACTGCACGCTGCCCGTCATGCAAGCCTGCGAGGAAGCGGGCGCTTCTTTCATTATTCGCCAGCAAAGCAAGCATCCACGGTTGATTGAGGAAGGCGGCTGGCAAGAATCTGTGGCCATCGAATCCGGAACGGTGCGCGAGCAAATCATCGAACTCAAAGGTGGTCACCGCTGGCGCCGAGTTGAACTGAACCTACAGACACCTACTGACTCAGGCGACACTGTGATGTGGTTCTGGAGCAACTTGCCAGACACCGTCAGCGCCGGGCAGATCGACGAGTTATACCGTCGTCGCTGGAGTATCGAAGGGATGTTCCAGCGCCTGGAATCGGTGCTGGACAGTGAAATCGAAAGCCTTGGCGCTCCGCGGGCGGCGTTGCTGGGTTTTGCTTCAGCGATCTTGGCCTACAACGTCCTGGCAGTGCTCAAACGCAGCGTGGAGCAGGCTCATCGCGAGACATTGCCCGAAGGCTGGGAAGCTTCGATCTTCCATCTGACGGTACAAGTACGCAGCGGTTATGAGGGCATGCAGATCGCGTTGCCCTCGGACTATCTATCACTCCAAACGACCTCGGAAACGCTGGCGGAGCGTCTGTTGGCGCTGGCCAGGAACATCAAGCCCAAACAGGTCGCCAAAAGCATACGTGGTCCCAAAATCGCCAAACCCAAGGAGTGGCTGGACGGCAAAGCTGCGCATGCTCATGTGTCGACCGACCGGGTGCTCAAAGCCCATAAAGCGAAAACACCTTGA
- the dapE gene encoding succinyl-diaminopimelate desuccinylase, protein MTALADLSPTLQLAIDLIRRPSVTPIDADCQKQMMQRLGDAGFTLEPMRIEDVDNFWATHGQDDGPVLCFAGHTDVVPTGPVAAWQIEPFNALIDEHGMLCGRGAADMKGSLAAMTVASERFVADYPNHKGKVAFLITSDEEGPAHHGTKAVVERLAARKERLDWCIVGEPSSTTLVGDVVKNGRRGSLGAKLTVHGVQGHVAYPHLAKNPIHLAAPALAELAAEHWDHGNDFFPPTSFQISNVNSGTGATNVIPGDLVAVFNFRFSTESTVEGLQKRVADILDKHGLDWHIDWALSGLPFLTEPGALLDAVSVSIKDITGRDTKASTSGGTSDGRFIATMGTQVVELGPVNATIHQVNERVLAADLDVLTEIYYQTLIKLLA, encoded by the coding sequence ATGACGGCCCTCGCCGACCTTTCGCCGACCCTCCAACTCGCCATCGACCTGATCCGCCGTCCGTCCGTGACGCCGATCGACGCCGATTGCCAGAAGCAGATGATGCAGCGCCTGGGCGATGCCGGTTTCACCCTGGAACCGATGCGCATCGAAGATGTGGATAACTTCTGGGCCACCCACGGCCAGGACGACGGTCCGGTGCTGTGCTTCGCCGGCCACACCGACGTGGTCCCGACCGGCCCGGTGGCGGCTTGGCAGATCGAACCGTTCAACGCGCTGATCGACGAACACGGCATGCTCTGCGGCCGTGGCGCCGCCGACATGAAAGGCAGCCTCGCCGCCATGACTGTCGCCTCCGAGCGTTTTGTCGCCGACTACCCGAATCACAAGGGCAAGGTCGCCTTCCTGATCACCAGCGACGAAGAAGGCCCGGCGCACCACGGCACCAAGGCCGTGGTCGAACGCCTCGCCGCGCGCAAGGAACGTCTGGACTGGTGCATCGTCGGCGAACCGTCGAGCACCACCCTGGTCGGTGACGTGGTCAAGAACGGCCGTCGCGGCTCCCTCGGCGCCAAGCTGACCGTGCACGGTGTGCAGGGCCACGTGGCCTATCCGCACCTGGCCAAGAACCCGATCCACCTCGCGGCCCCGGCCCTGGCCGAACTGGCCGCCGAGCACTGGGACCACGGCAACGATTTCTTCCCGCCCACCAGTTTCCAGATCTCCAACGTCAACTCCGGCACCGGTGCGACCAACGTGATCCCGGGTGACCTGGTGGCGGTGTTCAACTTCCGCTTCTCCACCGAGTCCACCGTCGAGGGCCTGCAGAAGCGCGTCGCCGACATCCTCGACAAGCACGGCCTGGACTGGCATATCGACTGGGCGCTGTCCGGCCTGCCGTTCCTCACCGAACCGGGCGCGCTGCTCGACGCGGTGTCGGTGAGCATCAAGGACATCACCGGTCGCGACACCAAGGCGTCCACCAGCGGTGGTACCTCCGATGGCCGCTTCATCGCGACCATGGGCACCCAAGTAGTTGAACTGGGCCCGGTCAACGCGACCATCCACCAGGTCAATGAACGCGTGCTGGCCGCCGATCTCGATGTGCTGACCGAGATCTACTACCAGACCCTGATCAAGTTGCTCGCCTGA